A single region of the Streptomyces diastaticus subsp. diastaticus genome encodes:
- the rpmH gene encoding 50S ribosomal protein L34, producing MSKRTFQPNNRRRAKTHGFRLRMRTRAGRAILASRRGKGRARLSA from the coding sequence GTGAGCAAGCGCACCTTCCAGCCGAACAACCGTCGTCGCGCGAAGACCCACGGTTTCCGCCTGCGTATGCGTACCCGTGCCGGCCGCGCGATCCTCGCGTCCCGCCGTGGCAAGGGTCGCGCCCGCCTGTCCGCCTGA
- the gyrB gene encoding DNA topoisomerase (ATP-hydrolyzing) subunit B: MADSGNPNENIPSTPGEEDASGTGGPALTPDAVIAAPEGTAVEAAVSYDASAITVLEGLDAVRKRPGMYIGSTGERGLHHMVQEVVDNSVDEALAGHADFIDVTILADGGVRVVDNGRGIPVGIVPSEGKPAVEVVLTVLHAGGKFGGGGYAVSGGLHGVGVSVVNALSNRVAVEILTDGHHWTQSYERGVPTAPLARGEATEETGTSVTFWADPSIFETTDYSFETLSRRFQEMAFLNKGLTIKLTDERASAKATAGADSDEATAGEPEEPRTVTYHYEGGIVDFVTYLNSRKGEVIHPTVIDIEAEDKDRLLSIEVAMQWNGGYSEGVYSFANTIHTHEGGTHEEGFRGALTTLVNKYARDRKLLRDKDDNLTGDDIREGLTAIISVKLGEPQFEGQTKTKLGNTEAKTFVQKVVYEHLADWFDRNPNEAADIIRKGIAAATARVAARKARDLTRRKGLLETASLPGKLSDCQSNDPTKCEIFIVEGDSAGGSAKSGRDPMYQAILPIRGKILNVEKARIDKILHNQEIQALISAFGTGVHEDFDIEKLRYHKIILMADADVDGQHINTLLLTFLFRFMRPLVEAGHVFLSRPPLYKIKWTRDDFQYAYSDRERDALIALGREQGKRIRDDSVQRFKGLGEMNAEELRITTMDQEHRVLGQVTLDDAAQADDLFSVLMGEDVEARRQFIQRNAKDVRFLDI, from the coding sequence GTGGCCGATTCCGGCAACCCCAACGAGAACATCCCGTCCACCCCCGGCGAGGAGGACGCGTCCGGCACCGGCGGCCCCGCGCTGACACCGGACGCGGTCATCGCCGCGCCCGAGGGCACCGCGGTGGAGGCCGCCGTGTCGTACGACGCGAGCGCGATCACGGTCCTGGAGGGCCTGGACGCGGTCCGCAAGCGACCCGGCATGTACATCGGCTCGACCGGTGAGCGCGGCCTGCACCACATGGTCCAGGAGGTCGTCGACAACTCCGTCGACGAGGCGCTGGCGGGCCACGCCGACTTCATCGACGTGACGATCCTGGCCGACGGCGGCGTCCGCGTGGTCGACAACGGCCGCGGCATCCCCGTCGGCATCGTCCCCTCCGAGGGCAAGCCGGCCGTCGAGGTCGTCCTCACCGTGCTGCACGCGGGCGGCAAGTTCGGCGGCGGCGGCTACGCGGTCTCCGGCGGTCTGCACGGCGTCGGCGTCTCCGTGGTCAACGCCCTGTCCAACCGGGTCGCCGTGGAGATCCTCACCGACGGCCACCACTGGACGCAGAGCTACGAGCGCGGCGTCCCGACCGCGCCGCTCGCGCGGGGCGAGGCCACCGAGGAGACCGGCACCTCGGTCACCTTCTGGGCCGACCCGTCGATCTTCGAGACCACCGACTACTCCTTCGAGACGCTCTCCCGGCGCTTCCAGGAGATGGCCTTCCTCAACAAGGGCCTCACCATCAAGCTCACCGACGAGCGCGCCTCCGCCAAGGCGACGGCGGGCGCCGACTCGGACGAGGCGACGGCGGGTGAGCCCGAGGAGCCGCGCACCGTCACCTACCACTACGAAGGCGGCATCGTCGACTTCGTGACGTACCTCAACTCCCGCAAGGGCGAGGTCATCCACCCGACGGTGATCGACATCGAGGCGGAGGACAAGGACCGGCTCCTGTCCATCGAGGTCGCCATGCAGTGGAACGGCGGGTACAGCGAGGGGGTCTACTCCTTCGCCAACACCATCCACACCCACGAGGGCGGCACCCACGAGGAGGGCTTCCGCGGCGCGCTGACCACTCTGGTCAACAAGTACGCCCGGGACCGCAAGCTCCTGCGCGACAAGGACGACAACCTCACCGGCGACGACATCCGCGAGGGCCTGACGGCGATCATCTCCGTCAAGCTCGGTGAGCCGCAGTTCGAGGGCCAGACCAAGACCAAGCTCGGCAACACCGAGGCCAAGACCTTCGTGCAGAAGGTCGTCTACGAGCACCTCGCCGACTGGTTCGACCGCAACCCCAACGAGGCCGCGGACATCATCCGCAAGGGCATCGCCGCCGCGACCGCCCGCGTGGCGGCCCGCAAGGCGCGCGACCTGACCCGCCGCAAGGGCCTGCTGGAGACGGCCTCGCTCCCCGGCAAGCTCTCGGACTGCCAGTCGAACGACCCGACCAAGTGCGAGATCTTCATCGTCGAGGGCGACTCGGCCGGCGGCTCCGCCAAGTCCGGCCGCGACCCGATGTACCAGGCCATCCTGCCGATCCGAGGCAAGATCCTGAACGTCGAGAAGGCCCGCATCGACAAGATCCTGCACAACCAGGAGATCCAGGCGCTCATCTCGGCCTTCGGCACCGGGGTCCACGAGGACTTCGACATCGAGAAGCTCCGCTACCACAAGATCATCCTGATGGCCGACGCCGACGTCGACGGCCAGCACATCAACACCCTGCTGCTGACCTTCCTCTTCCGCTTCATGCGGCCGCTGGTCGAGGCGGGCCACGTCTTCCTCTCCCGCCCGCCGCTGTACAAGATCAAGTGGACCCGGGACGACTTCCAGTACGCCTACTCCGACCGCGAGCGGGACGCGCTGATCGCGCTCGGCCGCGAGCAGGGCAAGCGCATCCGCGACGACTCGGTCCAGCGCTTCAAGGGTCTCGGTGAGATGAACGCCGAGGAGCTGCGCATCACCACGATGGACCAGGAGCACCGCGTCCTCGGCCAGGTCACCCTGGACGACGCCGCCCAGGCCGACGACCTCTTCTCCGTCCTCATGGGCGAGGACGTCGAGGCCCGGCGCCAGTTCATCCAGCGCAACGCCAAGGACGTCCGCTTCCTCGACATCTGA
- the rnpA gene encoding ribonuclease P protein component has translation MLPSENRLRRREDFATAVRRGRRAGRPALVVHLRSGVTDPHVSGEESPPTRAGFVVSKAVGGAVVRTAVKRKLRHLMRERLARLPEGSLVVVRALPPAGDADHAQLARDLDAALERLLGGGAR, from the coding sequence GTGCTGCCCTCCGAGAATCGGCTGAGGCGGCGCGAGGACTTCGCGACCGCGGTACGCCGAGGACGTCGGGCCGGTCGCCCGGCCCTCGTCGTCCATCTCCGCAGCGGTGTCACGGACCCGCACGTGTCAGGGGAGGAGTCTCCCCCGACCCGTGCGGGTTTCGTCGTGAGCAAAGCTGTGGGCGGAGCCGTCGTCCGTACCGCGGTGAAGCGAAAGCTTCGCCACCTCATGCGGGAACGACTCGCCAGGCTGCCCGAGGGCAGCCTGGTCGTCGTCCGCGCGTTGCCCCCAGCCGGTGACGCAGACCACGCACAGCTGGCCCGAGACCTGGACGCCGCCCTGGAGCGGCTCCTGGGAGGGGGCGCGCGATGA
- a CDS encoding DUF3566 domain-containing protein has product MSGATGAGASGPGNGVRGSATHQAEAGGNPSAGGGRTVTDTREPDSLGAQPYPGTQGGGRQYQGYDQYEAGPLPGERPAADAGPAQPYTPPQAYPTPEQAGVRRPRTGARTQPRTRKARLRVAKADPWSVMKVSFLLSIALGICTVVAAAVLWMVMDAMGVFSTVGGTIAEATGSSESNGFDLQSFLSLPRVLMFTSVIAVIDVVLATALATLGAFIYNLSAGFVGGVELTLAEDE; this is encoded by the coding sequence GTGAGCGGAGCCACGGGCGCCGGAGCGAGTGGACCCGGAAACGGCGTTCGTGGCTCCGCCACGCACCAGGCCGAGGCCGGAGGAAATCCCTCCGCGGGCGGGGGGAGAACCGTGACGGACACGCGCGAGCCCGATTCCCTGGGGGCGCAGCCCTACCCGGGCACCCAGGGCGGAGGCCGGCAGTACCAGGGGTACGACCAGTACGAGGCGGGCCCGCTGCCCGGAGAGCGGCCCGCCGCCGACGCGGGCCCGGCCCAGCCCTACACCCCGCCGCAGGCGTACCCGACGCCGGAGCAGGCGGGTGTGCGGCGGCCCCGGACGGGCGCGCGCACCCAGCCGCGCACCCGCAAGGCGCGGCTGCGGGTGGCCAAGGCCGACCCGTGGTCGGTCATGAAGGTGAGCTTCCTGCTCTCCATCGCGCTCGGCATCTGCACGGTGGTGGCGGCGGCGGTGCTGTGGATGGTCATGGACGCCATGGGCGTCTTCTCGACGGTCGGCGGCACCATCGCGGAGGCGACCGGGTCGAGCGAGTCGAACGGGTTCGACCTCCAGTCGTTCCTGTCGCTGCCCCGGGTGCTGATGTTCACCTCGGTCATCGCGGTGATCGACGTGGTCCTGGCGACGGCCCTGGCCACGCTGGGCGCCTTCATCTACAACCTCTCCGCCGGTTTCGTCGGCGGGGTCGAGCTGACGCTCGCCGAGGACGAATGA
- the recF gene encoding DNA replication/repair protein RecF (All proteins in this family for which functions are known are DNA-binding proteins that assist the filamentation of RecA onto DNA for the initiation of recombination or recombinational repair.) yields the protein MHVSHLSLADFRSYARADLALDPGVTAFVGPNGQGKTNLVEAVGYLATLSSHRVSSDQPLVRAGAERAVIRAAVEHGERRRTIELELNPGKANRARINRSSHVKPRDVLGIVRTVLFAPEDLALVKGDPGERRRFLDELVTARSPRMAGVRSDYDRVLKQRNTLLKTAALARRHGGRTMDLSTLDVWDQHLARAGAELLAQRLDLIATLQPLTDKAYERLAPGGGPVHLEYKPSAAGGGTTREELYGVLLEALAEVRKQEIERGVTLVGPHRDELLLRLGDLPAKGYASHGESWSLALALRLASYDLLRSEGGEATGEPVLVLDDVFAELDTRRRERLAELVAPGEQVLVTAAVDEDVPPVLAGARFRVTRGEVTPA from the coding sequence ATGCACGTCTCGCACCTGTCGTTGGCCGACTTCCGCAGTTACGCCCGGGCCGACCTCGCGCTCGACCCGGGCGTCACGGCCTTCGTCGGACCCAACGGCCAGGGCAAGACCAACCTGGTCGAGGCCGTCGGCTATCTCGCCACCCTCTCCAGCCACCGGGTCTCCTCGGACCAGCCCCTGGTGCGGGCCGGGGCGGAGCGGGCGGTGATCCGCGCCGCCGTCGAGCACGGCGAGCGGCGCCGCACCATCGAGCTGGAGCTGAACCCGGGCAAGGCCAACCGCGCCAGGATCAACAGGTCCTCGCACGTCAAACCCCGTGACGTGCTCGGCATCGTGCGCACCGTGCTCTTCGCCCCCGAGGATCTCGCCCTGGTCAAGGGCGACCCGGGCGAGCGCCGCCGCTTCCTCGACGAACTGGTCACCGCCCGCAGCCCCCGGATGGCCGGGGTCCGCTCCGACTACGACCGGGTGCTCAAGCAGCGCAACACGCTGCTGAAGACGGCCGCGCTGGCCCGCCGCCACGGTGGCCGCACCATGGACCTCTCCACCCTGGACGTCTGGGACCAGCACCTCGCCCGGGCCGGCGCCGAACTGCTCGCCCAGCGCCTCGACCTGATCGCCACCCTCCAGCCGCTCACCGACAAGGCGTACGAGCGGCTGGCACCCGGCGGCGGCCCGGTCCACCTGGAGTACAAGCCCTCGGCGGCCGGCGGGGGCACCACCCGCGAGGAGCTGTACGGCGTCCTGCTGGAGGCCCTCGCGGAGGTCCGCAAGCAGGAGATCGAGCGCGGCGTCACCCTCGTCGGCCCGCACCGCGACGAACTCCTCCTGCGCCTCGGCGATCTCCCCGCCAAGGGGTACGCGAGCCACGGCGAGTCCTGGTCGCTGGCGCTGGCCCTGCGGCTGGCCAGCTACGACCTGCTGCGCTCGGAGGGCGGCGAGGCGACCGGCGAGCCGGTGCTCGTCCTGGACGACGTCTTCGCCGAGCTGGACACCCGGCGCCGGGAGCGGCTCGCCGAGCTGGTCGCGCCGGGCGAGCAGGTCCTGGTGACCGCCGCCGTCGACGAGGACGTACCGCCGGTCCTCGCGGGCGCCCGCTTCCGCGTCACCCGGGGTGAGGTGACCCCGGCATGA
- the gnd gene encoding phosphogluconate dehydrogenase (NAD(+)-dependent, decarboxylating), which translates to MELGLVGLGKMGGNMRERIRRAGHTVIGYDRNPDLADVQSLEELVGRLKGPRVVWVMVPAGAATQATVDELAELLEPGDIVVDGGNSRWTDDEKHAVQLGIKDIGFVDCGVSGGVWGLENGYALMYGGTEENVAKVQPIFDALKPEGEFGSVHAGKVGAGHFAKMVHNGIEYAMMQAFAEGWELLEKADSVTDVREVFRSWQEGTVIRSWLLDLAVNALDEDEHLEGLRGWAADSGEGRWTVEAAIDNAVPLPAITASLFARFSSRQDDSPQMKMIAALRNQFGGHAVEAKK; encoded by the coding sequence ATGGAGCTCGGTCTCGTCGGCCTCGGCAAGATGGGCGGCAACATGCGCGAGCGCATCCGCCGCGCAGGCCACACCGTCATCGGATACGACCGCAACCCCGATCTGGCGGACGTCCAGAGCCTGGAAGAGCTGGTGGGCCGCCTCAAGGGCCCGCGCGTCGTCTGGGTGATGGTCCCGGCCGGCGCCGCCACCCAGGCGACCGTCGACGAGCTCGCCGAGCTCCTGGAGCCCGGCGACATCGTGGTCGACGGCGGGAACTCCCGCTGGACCGACGACGAGAAGCACGCCGTGCAGCTCGGCATCAAGGACATCGGCTTCGTCGACTGCGGCGTCTCCGGCGGCGTCTGGGGCCTGGAGAACGGCTACGCCCTGATGTACGGCGGCACCGAGGAGAACGTCGCCAAGGTCCAGCCGATCTTCGACGCGCTCAAGCCCGAGGGCGAGTTCGGCTCGGTCCACGCGGGCAAGGTCGGCGCCGGCCACTTCGCCAAGATGGTCCACAACGGCATCGAGTACGCCATGATGCAGGCGTTCGCCGAGGGCTGGGAGCTGCTGGAGAAGGCCGACTCGGTCACCGACGTCCGCGAGGTCTTCCGCTCCTGGCAGGAGGGGACGGTCATCCGCTCCTGGCTGCTCGACCTCGCGGTGAACGCGCTGGACGAGGACGAACACCTGGAGGGGCTGCGCGGCTGGGCCGCCGACTCCGGCGAGGGTCGGTGGACGGTCGAGGCCGCCATCGACAACGCCGTGCCGCTCCCCGCCATCACCGCCTCGCTCTTCGCGCGTTTCTCCTCCCGCCAGGACGACTCGCCGCAGATGAAGATGATCGCCGCGCTGCGCAACCAGTTCGGCGGCCACGCGGTCGAGGCGAAGAAGTAG
- the dnaN gene encoding DNA polymerase III subunit beta — protein MKIRVERDVLAEAVAWAARSLPARPPAPVLAGLLLKAEDGALSLSSFDYEVSARVSVEAETEEEGTVLVSGRLLADICRALPNRPVEISTDGVRATVNCGTSRFTLHTLPVEEYPALPQMPTATGTVPGDVFASAAAQVAIAAGRDDTLPVLTGVRVEIEGDTVTLASTDRYRFAVREFLWKPEDPEASAVALVPAKTLLDTAKALTSGDSVTIALAGSGAGEGLIGFEGAGRRTTTRLLEGDLPKYRTLFPTEFNSVAVIETAPFVEAVKRVSLVAERNTPVRLSFEAGVLTLEAGSSDDAQAVERVDAQLEGDDISIAFNPTFLLDGLSAIDSPAAQLSFTTSTKPALLSGKPAVDAEADEAYKYLIMPVRLSG, from the coding sequence GTGAAGATCCGGGTGGAACGCGACGTACTCGCGGAGGCAGTGGCCTGGGCGGCCCGCTCCCTCCCGGCCCGGCCGCCGGCCCCCGTCCTCGCGGGGCTGCTGCTGAAGGCGGAGGACGGCGCCCTTTCCCTGTCGAGCTTCGACTACGAGGTCTCGGCGCGGGTCTCCGTCGAGGCCGAGACCGAGGAGGAGGGCACCGTCCTCGTCTCCGGCCGACTGCTCGCCGACATCTGCCGCGCCCTCCCCAACCGCCCGGTGGAGATCTCCACAGACGGTGTACGGGCGACGGTGAACTGCGGTACCTCGCGTTTCACCCTGCACACCCTGCCGGTGGAGGAGTACCCGGCCCTGCCGCAGATGCCGACCGCCACGGGCACCGTCCCGGGCGACGTCTTCGCCTCGGCCGCCGCCCAGGTCGCCATCGCCGCGGGCCGGGACGACACGCTCCCCGTGCTCACCGGTGTCCGCGTCGAGATCGAGGGCGACACCGTCACGCTCGCCTCCACCGACCGCTACCGATTCGCGGTCCGCGAGTTCCTGTGGAAGCCGGAGGACCCGGAGGCGTCCGCCGTCGCCCTGGTCCCCGCCAAGACTCTCCTGGACACCGCCAAGGCCCTGACCAGCGGCGACAGTGTCACCATCGCGCTCGCCGGCTCCGGTGCGGGCGAGGGCCTCATCGGTTTCGAGGGCGCCGGCCGCCGCACCACCACCCGGCTGCTCGAAGGCGACCTGCCGAAGTACCGCACGCTCTTCCCGACCGAGTTCAACTCCGTCGCGGTGATCGAGACGGCGCCCTTCGTGGAGGCCGTCAAGCGCGTCTCCCTGGTGGCCGAGCGGAACACCCCGGTCCGCCTGAGTTTCGAGGCGGGCGTCCTCACCCTGGAGGCCGGCTCCAGCGACGACGCACAGGCTGTGGAAAGGGTCGACGCCCAGCTCGAGGGCGACGACATCTCCATCGCCTTCAACCCGACCTTCCTGCTGGACGGCCTCAGCGCGATCGACTCGCCCGCCGCCCAGCTCTCGTTCACCACCTCGACCAAGCCGGCCCTGCTCAGCGGCAAGCCCGCGGTCGACGCCGAGGCGGACGAGGCGTACAAGTACCTGATCATGCCCGTACGACTGAGCGGCTGA
- a CDS encoding DUF721 domain-containing protein, which translates to MTEPDRSSAEPAGVDLARVALRAAREQARAQGAAAQQKKQARRGGLRSGARADGRDPLPLASAITRLMTERGWEKPAAVGGVMGRWPQIVGPDLANHCVPERYDEEARVLTVRCDSTPWATQVRLLAPQLVARLNKDIGPGTVTFLKVLGPSGPSRRYGPLRAPGSKGPGDTYG; encoded by the coding sequence ATGACCGAGCCGGACAGGAGCAGCGCCGAGCCGGCCGGCGTGGACCTGGCCAGGGTCGCGCTGCGCGCCGCCCGCGAACAGGCCCGGGCCCAGGGCGCGGCGGCCCAGCAGAAGAAGCAGGCCCGGCGCGGCGGCCTGCGCTCCGGCGCGCGCGCGGACGGGCGGGACCCGCTGCCACTGGCCTCGGCGATCACGCGGCTGATGACCGAGCGGGGCTGGGAGAAGCCGGCCGCGGTGGGGGGCGTGATGGGCCGCTGGCCGCAGATCGTGGGGCCGGACCTGGCCAACCACTGCGTGCCCGAACGGTACGACGAGGAGGCCCGGGTACTGACCGTGCGCTGCGACTCGACGCCCTGGGCGACCCAGGTGCGCCTGCTCGCCCCCCAGCTGGTGGCCCGCCTCAACAAGGACATCGGGCCCGGCACCGTCACCTTCCTCAAGGTGCTGGGCCCCTCGGGCCCCTCCCGGCGGTACGGCCCGCTGCGCGCACCGGGGAGCAAGGGGCCGGGGGACACGTACGGATAG
- the gyrA gene encoding DNA gyrase subunit A, protein MADENNPSTPETDAEGLPLAMRVEPVGLETEMQRSYLDYAMSVIVSRALPDVRDGLKPVHRRVLYAMYDGGYRPEKGFYKCARVVGDVMGNYHPHGDSSIYDALVRLAQPWSMRMPLVDSNGNFGSPGNDPAAAMRYTECKMAPLSMEMVRDIDEETVDFTDNYDGRSKEPSVLPARFPNLLINGSAGIAVGMATNIPPHNLHEVAAGAQWFLENPEADPDTLLDALIERIKGPDFPTGALVVGRKGIEEAYRTGRGSITMRAVVEVEEIQNRQCLVVTELPYQVNPDNLAQKIADLVKDARIGGIADVRDETSSRTGQRLVIVLKRDAVAKVVLNNLYKHTDLQTNFGANMLALVDGVPRTLSLDAFIRHWVAHQIEVIVRRTRFRLRKAEERAHILRGLLKALDAIDEVIALIRASETVEVARGGLMELLTIDEIQANAILEMQLRRLAALERQKIVAEHDDLQAKIDEYNAILASPDRQRQIISEELAAIVDKFGEDRRSALVPFDGDMSIEDLIAEEDIVVTITRGGYVKRTKTDDYRSQKRGGKGVRGTKLKEDDIVDHFFVSTTHHWLLFFTNKGRVYRAKAYELPDVGRDARGQHVANLLAFQPDESIAQILAIRDYDAAPYLVLGTKGGLVKKTPLKDYDSPRSGGVIAINLRETPDGSDDELIGAELVSADDDLLLISKKAQSIRFTATDESLRPMGRATSGVKGMSFREGDQLLSMNVVRPGTFVFTATDGGYAKRTNVDEYRVQGRGGLGIKAAKIVEDRGSLVGALVVEETDEILAITLGGGVIRTRVNEIRETGRDTMGVQLINLGKRDAVVGIARNAEAGREAEEVDGDLPADAAEDEAASGTDGDTQSPDESAEPSAE, encoded by the coding sequence ATGGCCGACGAGAACAACCCCAGCACTCCCGAGACCGACGCCGAGGGCCTCCCGCTGGCCATGCGGGTCGAGCCCGTCGGGCTCGAGACCGAGATGCAGCGCTCGTACCTCGACTACGCGATGTCCGTCATCGTCTCGCGCGCCCTGCCCGACGTGCGCGACGGCCTCAAGCCGGTCCACCGGCGCGTGCTGTACGCGATGTACGACGGCGGTTACCGGCCCGAGAAGGGCTTCTACAAGTGCGCGCGCGTCGTCGGTGACGTGATGGGCAACTACCACCCGCACGGCGACTCCTCGATCTACGACGCGCTGGTCCGCCTCGCCCAGCCCTGGTCGATGCGGATGCCGCTGGTCGACTCGAACGGCAACTTCGGTTCCCCGGGCAACGACCCGGCCGCCGCCATGCGGTACACCGAGTGCAAGATGGCGCCGCTGTCGATGGAGATGGTCCGCGACATCGACGAGGAGACCGTCGACTTCACGGACAACTACGACGGCCGCTCCAAGGAGCCCTCGGTCCTCCCGGCCCGCTTCCCGAACCTGCTGATCAACGGTTCGGCGGGTATCGCGGTCGGCATGGCCACCAACATCCCGCCGCACAACCTCCACGAGGTCGCGGCGGGCGCCCAGTGGTTCCTGGAGAACCCGGAGGCCGACCCGGACACCCTGCTGGACGCGCTGATCGAGCGGATCAAGGGCCCGGACTTCCCGACCGGCGCCCTGGTCGTCGGACGCAAGGGCATCGAGGAGGCGTACCGGACCGGGCGCGGCTCCATCACGATGCGCGCGGTGGTCGAGGTCGAGGAGATCCAGAACCGCCAGTGCCTGGTCGTCACCGAGCTGCCCTACCAGGTCAACCCGGACAACCTCGCGCAGAAGATCGCCGACCTGGTGAAGGACGCCCGGATCGGCGGCATCGCCGACGTCCGCGACGAGACCTCCTCGCGGACCGGCCAGCGCCTGGTCATCGTCCTCAAGCGGGACGCGGTCGCCAAGGTCGTCCTCAACAACCTCTACAAGCACACCGACCTCCAGACCAACTTCGGCGCCAACATGCTGGCGCTGGTCGACGGGGTGCCGCGCACCCTCTCGCTGGACGCCTTCATCCGGCACTGGGTCGCCCACCAGATCGAGGTCATCGTCCGGCGGACCCGTTTCCGGCTGCGCAAGGCCGAGGAGCGCGCCCACATCCTGCGCGGTCTGCTGAAGGCCCTGGACGCGATCGACGAGGTCATCGCGCTGATCCGGGCCAGCGAGACGGTGGAGGTCGCGCGCGGCGGCCTGATGGAGCTGCTGACGATCGACGAGATCCAGGCCAACGCGATCCTGGAGATGCAGCTCCGCCGGCTCGCCGCCCTGGAGCGCCAGAAGATCGTCGCCGAGCACGACGACCTCCAGGCCAAGATCGACGAGTACAACGCCATCCTCGCCTCGCCGGACCGCCAGCGGCAGATCATCAGCGAGGAACTGGCCGCGATCGTCGACAAGTTCGGCGAGGACCGGCGCTCCGCGCTGGTGCCCTTCGACGGTGACATGTCCATCGAGGACCTGATCGCCGAGGAGGACATCGTCGTCACGATCACCCGCGGCGGCTACGTCAAGCGCACCAAGACCGACGACTACCGCTCGCAGAAGCGCGGCGGCAAGGGTGTGCGGGGCACGAAGCTCAAGGAAGACGACATCGTCGACCACTTCTTCGTCTCCACCACCCACCACTGGCTGCTCTTCTTCACCAACAAGGGCCGCGTCTACCGCGCCAAGGCGTACGAGCTGCCGGACGTCGGCCGGGACGCGCGCGGCCAGCACGTCGCCAACCTGCTCGCCTTCCAGCCGGACGAGTCCATCGCGCAGATCCTCGCGATCCGCGACTACGACGCCGCGCCGTACCTGGTGCTCGGCACCAAGGGCGGGCTGGTCAAGAAGACGCCTCTGAAGGATTACGATTCGCCCCGCTCCGGCGGTGTCATCGCCATCAATCTGCGCGAGACTCCCGACGGTTCGGACGACGAGCTGATCGGCGCCGAGCTGGTCTCGGCCGACGACGACCTGCTGCTGATCAGCAAGAAGGCACAGTCCATCCGGTTCACCGCGACCGACGAGTCGTTGCGTCCGATGGGCCGCGCCACCTCCGGTGTGAAGGGCATGAGCTTCCGTGAGGGCGACCAGCTCCTCTCGATGAACGTGGTCCGGCCGGGTACCTTCGTCTTCACCGCCACGGACGGCGGGTACGCGAAGCGCACCAACGTGGACGAGTACCGGGTGCAGGGCCGTGGCGGACTCGGCATCAAGGCTGCGAAGATCGTCGAGGACCGCGGGTCGCTGGTCGGCGCGCTGGTGGTCGAGGAGACCGACGAGATCCTCGCCATCACGCTCGGCGGCGGTGTGATCCGCACGCGCGTCAACGAGATCAGGGAGACCGGCCGTGACACCATGGGCGTCCAGCTGATCAACCTGGGCAAGCGCGATGCCGTGGTGGGCATCGCCCGCAACGCCGAAGCGGGCCGCGAGGCCGAGGAGGTCGACGGTGACCTCCCCGCCGACGCCGCTGAGGACGAGGCGGCCAGTGGTACGGACGGGGACACGCAGTCCCCGGACGAGTCCGCCGAGCCCTCGGCGGAGTAG